The window CGCCCGCCGTCAGCCTCGCCGTTGAAAATACGCTCGCGGGGGACGGGCGCGAGGAAAATATCTGCCTGTCGTTTCGCCGGATGAAAGATTTCGAGCCGGAGCAGGTGGCGCGGCAAATTCCCCCGCTCAATGCCATGCTCGCGATGCGTAATCTGCTGCGCGATCTCAAATCGAATCTTCTCGATAACGCCACCTTCCGAAAAGAACTGGAAACCATTCTTAAGGATCCGGCGCTGAGCGAAAACCTGCGCGCGGAACTGGCGGCCCTGGCCCCGAAACACGCCTGAGGCGGACCGGGTAATACGGATCAACGAGAGAAATGCTGATGTCTGTTCAGAACACCCCTTCTTCTGCCGCCGGCAGTGCGCCGGCGCGCGACACCACCGGCAGCGTGTACGCCTCGCTGTTTGACAAAATCAACCTGGAGCCGGTCACGTCCCTGGGCGATATCGACGCCTGGCAGGACAGCCAGCGCCTGGCCGACGCCTCCGCCGGCGAGCGCGTGACCGCCGCGGTGCAGGTTTTCCTTGAGCGCCTGAAGCGCGCCGGCCAGCAGGTTGACCGGCTCGACAAAACGCTGCTCGATCACCACATCGCCGACCTGGACTGGCAAATCAGCCGCCAGCTCGACGCGGTGATGCACCACCCGGCGTTCCAGAAGGTGGAATCGCTGTGGCGCGGCCTGAAACATCTGGTGGACCGCACCGATTACCGCCAGAACGTGCGCACCGAAATTCTGGATATTGCCAAAGAAGATTTGCGCCAGGATTTTGAGGACGCGCCGGAAATCGTCCAGAGCGGCCTCTACTGGCACACCTACACGGCGGAATATGACACCCCCGGCGGCGAGCCGGTGGGCGCGGTGATTTCCGCGTATGAGTTTGACGCGAGCGCGCAGGATATCGCGCTGCTGCGCACGATTTCGAAAGTCTCGGCGGCGGCGCACATGCCGTTTATCGGCGCGGCCGGCCCGGCGTTCTTCCTGAAAGAGAGCATGGAAGAGGTGGCGGCCATCAAGGATATCGGCAACCACTTCGATCGCGCGGAGTACATCAAGTGGAAGGCGTTCCGCGACACCGATGACGCCCGCTACATTGGCCTGACGCTGCCGCGCGTGCTGGGCCGCCTGCCGTACGGCCCGGACACCGTGCCGGTGCGCAGCTTTAACTATGTGGAGGCGGTGAAAGGCCCGGATCACGGGAAATACCTGTGGACCAGCGCGGCGTTCGCGTTCGCCGCCAACATGGTGAGGAGC is drawn from Cronobacter dublinensis subsp. dublinensis LMG 23823 and contains these coding sequences:
- the tssB gene encoding type VI secretion system contractile sheath small subunit; protein product: MSSYQEEIPKARINLKLSLHTGGAQKSVELPLKLLVTGDFSNGQENRPLCERKKIDVNKNNFDSVLGEFAPAVSLAVENTLAGDGREENICLSFRRMKDFEPEQVARQIPPLNAMLAMRNLLRDLKSNLLDNATFRKELETILKDPALSENLRAELAALAPKHA
- the tssC gene encoding type VI secretion system contractile sheath large subunit, translated to MLMSVQNTPSSAAGSAPARDTTGSVYASLFDKINLEPVTSLGDIDAWQDSQRLADASAGERVTAAVQVFLERLKRAGQQVDRLDKTLLDHHIADLDWQISRQLDAVMHHPAFQKVESLWRGLKHLVDRTDYRQNVRTEILDIAKEDLRQDFEDAPEIVQSGLYWHTYTAEYDTPGGEPVGAVISAYEFDASAQDIALLRTISKVSAAAHMPFIGAAGPAFFLKESMEEVAAIKDIGNHFDRAEYIKWKAFRDTDDARYIGLTLPRVLGRLPYGPDTVPVRSFNYVEAVKGPDHGKYLWTSAAFAFAANMVRSFISNGWCVQIRGPQAGGAVQDLPIHLYDLGTGSQVKIPSEVMIPETREFEFAGLGFIPLSYYKNRDYACFFSANSAQKPARYDTPDATANSRINARLPYIFLLSRIAHYLKLIQRENIGTTKDRRLLELELNTWVRSLVTEMTDPGDALQASHPLRDAKVVVEDIEDNPGFFRVRLYAVPHFQVEGMDVSLSLVSQMPKAKP